A DNA window from Streptomyces sp. CA-278952 contains the following coding sequences:
- a CDS encoding HU family DNA-binding protein, translating into MNRSELVAALADRAEVTRKDADAVLAALAETVGEIVAKGDEKVTIPGFLTFERTHRAARTARNPQTGDPINIPAGYSVKVSAGSKLKEAAKGK; encoded by the coding sequence ATGAACCGCAGTGAGCTGGTGGCCGCCCTGGCCGACCGCGCCGAGGTGACTCGCAAGGACGCCGACGCCGTGCTGGCCGCGCTCGCCGAGACCGTCGGTGAGATTGTCGCCAAGGGCGACGAGAAGGTCACCATCCCCGGCTTCCTGACCTTCGAGCGCACCCACCGTGCCGCTCGCACCGCTCGCAACCCGCAGACCGGCGACCCGATCAACATCCCCGCCGGCTACAGCGTGAAGGTCTCCGCGGGCTCGAAGCTCAAGGAAGCCGCCAAGGGCAAGTAA
- a CDS encoding DUF2000 domain-containing protein: MRNTNETESGSETETTVAGSGTAVAGSGSGTAVAGSVPVRFDTKVAVLLRDDLESWQRLNVTAFLVSGLGTAVPEVIGEPYEDADSTAYLPMLRQPVLVFEGAKETVTAAHARALSRSLATAVFTADLFGTGNDRDNRAAVRAVGRDALDLVGLAVYGPRNAVDKVLKGARMHP, from the coding sequence ATGAGAAACACGAACGAGACCGAGAGCGGGAGCGAGACCGAGACCACGGTGGCCGGGAGCGGGACCGCGGTGGCGGGGAGCGGGAGCGGGACCGCGGTGGCGGGGAGCGTTCCCGTCCGCTTCGACACGAAGGTCGCGGTGCTGCTCCGTGACGACCTGGAGTCCTGGCAGCGCCTGAACGTGACCGCCTTTCTGGTCAGCGGCCTGGGTACGGCGGTGCCCGAGGTGATCGGCGAACCCTACGAGGACGCCGACTCCACCGCGTATCTGCCGATGCTCCGGCAGCCCGTGCTGGTCTTCGAGGGGGCGAAGGAGACGGTGACCGCCGCGCACGCCAGGGCGCTGTCCCGGTCGCTGGCGACGGCCGTGTTCACCGCGGACCTCTTCGGCACGGGGAACGACCGGGACAACCGGGCGGCCGTACGGGCGGTGGGGCGGGACGCCCTGGATCTGGTGGGCCTGGCCGTGTACGGGCCACGCAACGCCGTCGACAAGGTCCTCAAGGGAGCGCGGATGCACCCCTGA
- a CDS encoding AraC family transcriptional regulator, with protein MVRDWPVDPGAVLYVLGVAPRQEIQSVAAWRPAVAGVVEVFHARFTEHAYPMHVHDAWTLLIVDDGAVRYDLDRHERSTPDGTVSLLPPGVPHNGSPATSDGFRKRVLYLDMTQLDAGLVGPAVDTPDLADPLLRTRVGRLHTALVDPGDAFEAESRLAFIGERLRAHLRPADLPADPPPGRGVARDLRELLDERLREGVTLDGAARLLHAHPTHLVRAFSAAYAIAPHQYVTSRRVDRARRLLLDGMPPGEAAAAVGFHDQSHLTRHFKRIAGTTPGRYARHARSRGLQGPF; from the coding sequence ATGGTTCGAGACTGGCCGGTGGACCCGGGCGCGGTCTTGTACGTTCTTGGCGTGGCGCCACGGCAGGAGATCCAGTCCGTCGCGGCCTGGCGTCCGGCCGTCGCCGGCGTCGTGGAGGTCTTCCACGCCCGCTTCACCGAGCACGCCTACCCCATGCACGTCCACGACGCCTGGACGCTCCTGATCGTCGACGACGGCGCCGTCCGCTACGACCTGGACCGCCACGAGCGCTCCACCCCGGACGGCACGGTGAGCCTGCTGCCGCCCGGCGTCCCGCACAACGGCTCGCCCGCGACCTCCGACGGCTTCCGCAAACGGGTGCTCTACCTGGACATGACGCAGCTCGACGCGGGCCTCGTCGGACCCGCCGTGGACACCCCCGACCTCGCCGACCCGCTGCTGCGCACCCGCGTCGGCCGGCTGCACACCGCCCTCGTGGACCCGGGCGACGCGTTCGAGGCGGAGAGCCGCCTGGCCTTCATCGGCGAGCGGCTGCGGGCACACCTGCGCCCCGCGGACCTCCCCGCGGACCCGCCGCCCGGCCGGGGCGTCGCACGGGATCTGCGCGAGCTCCTCGACGAGCGGCTGCGCGAGGGCGTCACCCTGGACGGGGCCGCCCGGCTGCTCCACGCGCACCCCACCCATCTTGTACGGGCCTTCAGCGCTGCGTACGCCATCGCGCCGCACCAGTACGTGACGTCCCGCCGCGTCGACCGGGCCCGCCGCCTGCTGCTCGACGGGATGCCGCCGGGCGAGGCGGCCGCCGCCGTCGGCTTCCACGACCAGTCCCACCTCACCCGGCACTTCAAGCGCATCGCGGGCACCACCCCGGGCCGCTATGCCCGCCATGCCCGCTCACGCGGCCTTCAGGGGCCCTTCTGA
- the murA gene encoding UDP-N-acetylglucosamine 1-carboxyvinyltransferase, with product MTGTDDVLLVHGGTPLEGEIRVRGAKNLVPKAMVAALLGSGPSRLRNVPDIRDVRVVRGLLQLHGVTVRPGDEPGELILDPSHVESANVADIDAHAGSSRIPILFCGPLLHRLGHAFIPGLGGCDIGGRPIDFHFEVLRQFGATIEKRADGQYLEAPQRLRGTKIRLPYPSVGSTEQVLLTAVLAEGVTELSNAAVEPEIEDLICVLQKMGAIISVDTDRTIRITGVDKLDGYTHRAIPDRLEAASWASAALATEGNIYVRGAQQRSMMTFLNTFRRVGGAFEIDDEGIRFWHPGGALNAIALETDVHPGFQTDWQQPLVVALTQAAGLSIVHETVYESRLGFTSALNQMGAHIQLYRECLGGSDCRFGQRNFLHSAVVSGPTKLQGADLVIPDLRGGFSYLIAALAAQGTSRVHGIDLINRGYENFMEKLEKLGAKVELPGGSLV from the coding sequence ATGACCGGCACAGACGATGTCCTGCTTGTCCACGGCGGAACCCCGCTGGAGGGCGAGATCCGCGTCCGAGGCGCCAAGAACCTGGTGCCGAAGGCCATGGTCGCCGCGCTGCTCGGCAGCGGGCCCAGCCGCCTCCGCAACGTTCCCGACATCCGTGACGTACGGGTGGTCCGGGGGCTCCTCCAGCTCCACGGCGTCACCGTCCGCCCCGGCGACGAGCCCGGCGAACTGATCCTCGACCCCTCGCACGTCGAGTCGGCGAACGTCGCCGACATCGACGCCCACGCGGGGTCGTCGCGCATCCCGATCCTGTTCTGCGGCCCGCTGCTGCACCGCCTCGGCCACGCCTTCATCCCGGGCCTGGGCGGCTGCGACATCGGCGGCCGGCCGATCGACTTCCACTTCGAGGTGCTCCGCCAGTTCGGCGCGACCATCGAGAAGCGGGCGGACGGCCAGTACCTGGAGGCCCCGCAGCGGCTGCGCGGCACCAAGATCCGGCTGCCGTACCCCTCGGTGGGCTCCACCGAGCAGGTGCTGCTCACCGCCGTCCTCGCCGAGGGCGTCACCGAGCTGTCCAACGCGGCCGTCGAGCCGGAGATCGAGGACCTCATCTGCGTACTGCAGAAGATGGGCGCGATCATCTCCGTGGACACCGACCGGACCATCCGGATCACCGGTGTCGACAAGCTCGACGGTTACACCCACCGGGCGATCCCGGACCGCCTGGAGGCGGCCTCCTGGGCGTCGGCGGCGCTGGCGACCGAGGGCAACATCTATGTGCGCGGCGCCCAGCAGCGCTCGATGATGACCTTCCTGAACACCTTCCGCCGGGTCGGCGGGGCCTTCGAGATCGACGACGAGGGCATCCGCTTCTGGCACCCGGGCGGCGCGCTGAACGCCATCGCGCTGGAGACGGACGTGCACCCCGGCTTCCAGACGGACTGGCAGCAGCCCCTGGTGGTCGCGCTGACGCAGGCCGCCGGCCTGTCGATCGTCCACGAGACGGTGTACGAGTCGCGGCTCGGCTTCACCTCCGCGCTCAACCAGATGGGCGCGCACATCCAGCTGTACCGCGAGTGCCTCGGCGGCTCGGACTGCCGCTTCGGCCAGCGCAACTTCCTGCACTCGGCGGTCGTCTCCGGACCGACCAAGCTCCAGGGCGCCGACCTGGTCATCCCGGACCTCCGGGGCGGCTTCTCGTACCTGATCGCGGCACTGGCGGCGCAGGGCACCTCCCGGGTGCACGGCATCGACCTGATCAACCGCGGTTACGAGAACTTCATGGAGAAGCTGGAGAAGCTCGGCGCGAAGGTCGAACTGCCGGGCGGTTCGCTCGTCTGA
- a CDS encoding YqgE/AlgH family protein produces MTEVSSLTGRLLVAAPALTDPNFDRAVVLLLDHDEEGSLGVVLNRPTPVGVGDILASWASLTGEPDVVFQGGPVSLDSALGVAVIPGDEGPLGWRRVHGAIGLVDLETPPELLGPALGSLRIFAGYAGWGPGQLEGERDEGAWYVVESEPGDVSSPRPERLWRAVLRRQRSELAMIATYPDDPSLN; encoded by the coding sequence ATGACGGAGGTGTCCTCGCTCACAGGGCGGCTGCTCGTGGCCGCGCCCGCCCTCACGGACCCGAATTTCGACCGGGCGGTGGTGCTGCTCCTCGACCACGACGAGGAGGGCTCGCTCGGCGTGGTCCTCAACCGCCCGACCCCGGTCGGCGTTGGCGACATCCTCGCGTCCTGGGCGAGCCTGACCGGCGAGCCGGACGTCGTCTTCCAGGGCGGCCCGGTCTCGCTCGACTCCGCGCTCGGCGTGGCGGTGATCCCCGGCGACGAGGGCCCGCTGGGCTGGCGGCGGGTGCACGGGGCGATCGGCCTGGTCGATCTGGAGACCCCGCCCGAGCTGCTCGGCCCCGCCCTCGGTTCGCTGCGGATCTTCGCCGGATACGCGGGCTGGGGCCCCGGTCAACTGGAAGGCGAGCGGGACGAGGGCGCGTGGTACGTGGTCGAGTCGGAGCCCGGCGACGTCTCCTCCCCGCGCCCCGAACGGCTCTGGCGCGCGGTGCTCCGCCGCCAGCGCAGCGAGCTGGCGATGATCGCCACGTATCCGGACGACCCTTCGCTCAACTGA
- a CDS encoding DUF3039 domain-containing protein encodes MSTLEPDRGAGTGTLVEPAPQVSRGDGDHERYAHYVQKDKIMASALEGTPVVALCGKVWVPGRDPKKYPVCPMCKEIYESMGAGGDKDKGKGGGKDKK; translated from the coding sequence ATGAGCACTCTTGAGCCCGATCGCGGGGCAGGTACGGGGACCCTCGTCGAGCCGGCACCGCAGGTGTCGAGGGGCGACGGCGACCACGAGCGCTACGCCCATTACGTCCAGAAGGACAAGATCATGGCGAGTGCCCTGGAGGGCACTCCCGTGGTCGCACTGTGCGGGAAGGTCTGGGTGCCGGGGCGCGACCCCAAGAAGTACCCGGTCTGTCCCATGTGCAAGGAGATCTACGAGTCCATGGGCGCCGGTGGCGACAAGGACAAGGGCAAGGGCGGCGGCAAGGACAAGAAGTAG
- a CDS encoding extracellular solute-binding protein — translation MKLSARIAAPAAALVLAGLTATACAPQTSDTSAKGDEKSGTLRVWLFQEVGNKPKEKVVDTAVAAFEKAHKGAKVEVEYIPVDTRAQRIKAAFNDPKSAPDLIEYGNSDTAGYVKDGGLADITEEFGAWDEAKDTDPIAKQSVTVGDKVYGAPFFVGVRALYYRTDVFEDLGIEAPKSQAELISTAKKIRKAKPDLYGLAVGGAYTYGAMPFIWANGGELAGETGGTYKSGINSEKSRKGIEAYTSLFGDDNCPAAKCASMGGNAVVTAFASGKAAMAIGGDFSHAAVEAGAVKGKYAVVPLPGVAKNSIAPAFAGGNNLGVLKSSSHRTLAVDLMKSLSGKKTQAEMFDAMGFLPTYTDVLDNAAKKEPFVAPFVATLGAGAKFVPASPAWGQIDASLVLPTMFQEIVSGRKDVAEASDDAAKKMDTAFTDAG, via the coding sequence ATGAAGCTTTCTGCCCGAATTGCCGCCCCGGCTGCGGCGCTTGTGCTGGCCGGCCTCACCGCCACCGCCTGCGCGCCGCAGACCTCCGACACCAGTGCGAAGGGTGACGAGAAGAGCGGCACGCTCCGTGTCTGGCTCTTCCAGGAGGTCGGCAACAAGCCCAAGGAGAAGGTCGTCGACACGGCCGTCGCCGCGTTCGAGAAGGCCCACAAGGGTGCGAAGGTCGAGGTCGAGTACATACCGGTCGACACCCGCGCACAGCGGATCAAGGCCGCGTTCAACGACCCCAAGAGCGCCCCGGACCTCATCGAGTACGGCAACTCCGACACCGCCGGATACGTCAAGGACGGCGGACTCGCGGACATCACCGAGGAGTTCGGCGCCTGGGACGAGGCCAAGGACACCGACCCGATCGCCAAGCAGTCGGTCACCGTCGGCGACAAGGTCTACGGCGCGCCCTTCTTCGTCGGCGTCCGGGCCCTCTACTACCGCACCGACGTCTTCGAGGACCTCGGCATCGAGGCCCCCAAGTCGCAGGCCGAGCTGATCTCCACCGCCAAGAAGATCCGCAAGGCCAAGCCCGATCTCTACGGCCTCGCGGTCGGCGGCGCGTACACCTACGGCGCGATGCCCTTCATCTGGGCCAACGGCGGCGAACTCGCGGGCGAGACCGGCGGGACGTACAAGTCGGGCATCAACAGCGAGAAGTCCCGCAAGGGCATCGAGGCCTACACCTCCCTGTTCGGCGACGACAACTGCCCGGCCGCCAAGTGCGCCTCGATGGGCGGCAACGCCGTCGTGACCGCCTTCGCCTCCGGCAAGGCCGCCATGGCCATCGGCGGCGACTTCAGCCACGCGGCCGTCGAGGCGGGCGCGGTCAAGGGCAAGTACGCCGTCGTCCCGCTGCCCGGCGTCGCCAAGAACTCCATCGCCCCCGCCTTCGCCGGCGGCAACAACCTCGGCGTCCTCAAGAGCAGTTCGCACCGCACCCTCGCCGTCGACCTGATGAAGTCGCTCAGCGGCAAGAAGACCCAGGCCGAGATGTTCGACGCGATGGGCTTCCTGCCCACCTACACCGACGTCCTGGACAACGCCGCGAAGAAGGAACCCTTCGTCGCCCCGTTCGTCGCGACCCTGGGCGCGGGCGCCAAGTTCGTCCCCGCCTCACCCGCCTGGGGCCAGATCGACGCCTCGCTGGTCCTGCCGACGATGTTCCAGGAGATCGTCTCCGGCCGTAAGGACGTGGCCGAGGCCTCGGACGACGCGGCGAAGAAGATGGACACGGCCTTCACCGACGCGGGCTGA
- a CDS encoding carbohydrate ABC transporter permease, giving the protein MTTHTTSLKAPPAAGKGGGTPAARPPRRGRSVSPANRAGWTPWLYLLPALVLLAGLLVYPIYQLGLISFLEYTQAQVSGGEPTTFQGFGNYATLFNDSQFWQVLLATVLFAAACVVSTLIVGCALAVLLTRIRAVPRLALMMAALGAWATPAITGSTVWVFLFDPDFGPVNKMLGLGDFSWMYGRYSAFAVVLFAVLWCSFPFVMITVYAGIRAIPTEVLEAASLDGASQWRIWRTIMAPMLKPILIVVTIQSIIWDFKVFTQIYVMTSGGGIAGQNLVLNVYAYQKAFASSQYSLGSAIGVVMLVILLAVTLVYLRLVRRQGEEL; this is encoded by the coding sequence ATGACCACGCACACCACCTCGCTCAAGGCGCCGCCCGCGGCCGGGAAGGGCGGCGGCACCCCGGCCGCCCGCCCGCCCCGGCGCGGCCGGTCCGTCTCTCCCGCTAACCGCGCCGGCTGGACCCCGTGGCTCTACCTCCTGCCGGCGCTCGTCCTGCTCGCCGGGCTGCTGGTCTACCCGATCTACCAACTTGGCCTGATCTCGTTCCTGGAGTACACCCAGGCCCAGGTCAGCGGCGGCGAACCCACCACCTTCCAGGGCTTCGGCAACTACGCCACCCTCTTCAACGACAGCCAGTTCTGGCAGGTCCTCCTCGCCACCGTGCTCTTCGCCGCGGCCTGCGTGGTGTCCACCCTGATCGTCGGCTGCGCGCTGGCCGTCCTGCTCACCCGCATCCGCGCCGTGCCCCGGCTCGCGCTGATGATGGCCGCGCTCGGCGCCTGGGCCACCCCCGCGATCACCGGCTCCACCGTCTGGGTCTTCCTCTTCGACCCCGACTTCGGGCCGGTCAACAAGATGCTGGGACTCGGCGACTTCTCCTGGATGTACGGGCGCTACAGCGCCTTCGCCGTGGTGCTCTTCGCGGTCCTGTGGTGCTCGTTCCCGTTCGTGATGATCACCGTGTACGCGGGCATCCGGGCCATCCCGACCGAAGTGCTGGAGGCCGCCTCGCTGGACGGCGCGTCCCAGTGGCGGATCTGGCGCACCATCATGGCGCCGATGCTCAAGCCCATCCTGATCGTCGTCACCATCCAGTCGATCATCTGGGACTTCAAGGTCTTCACCCAGATCTACGTCATGACCAGCGGCGGCGGCATCGCCGGCCAGAACCTGGTGCTCAACGTGTACGCGTACCAGAAGGCGTTCGCGTCCTCGCAGTACAGCCTCGGATCCGCGATCGGCGTCGTGATGCTGGTGATCCTGCTGGCCGTCACGCTGGTCTATCTGCGCCTGGTGAGGCGCCAGGGGGAGGAACTGTGA
- a CDS encoding carbohydrate ABC transporter permease, whose translation MAKLLRVKRPRRLAAEAAALLIAVAVAFPLYWMVLSAFKPAGEIQSTEARPWTLSPSLDSFRRVFEQQDFGRYFLNSLLVAGTVVILSALIAFLAATAVTRFRFKFRTTLLIMFLVAQMVPVEALTIPLFFLMRDFGQLNTLGSLILPHLAFSLPFAIWMLRGFVKAVPEALEEAAYIDGASRTRFLWQILFPLVFPGLVATSVFSFITTWNDFLFAKSFIISDTSQSTLPMALLVFFKPDENDWGGIMAASTVMTIPVLVFFVLVQRRLVSGLGGAVKD comes from the coding sequence ATCGCCAAGCTGCTGCGCGTCAAGCGGCCCCGCAGGCTGGCCGCGGAGGCCGCCGCCCTGCTGATCGCCGTCGCGGTCGCCTTCCCTCTCTACTGGATGGTGCTCTCCGCCTTCAAACCGGCCGGGGAGATCCAGTCCACCGAAGCCCGCCCCTGGACGCTGTCCCCCTCGCTCGACTCGTTCCGCCGGGTCTTCGAACAGCAGGACTTCGGCCGCTACTTCCTCAACAGCCTGCTGGTGGCGGGCACGGTCGTCATCCTCTCCGCGCTGATCGCCTTCCTCGCCGCCACCGCGGTGACCCGGTTCCGCTTCAAGTTCCGCACCACGCTGCTGATCATGTTCCTGGTCGCGCAGATGGTGCCGGTGGAGGCGCTGACCATCCCGCTGTTCTTCCTGATGCGGGACTTCGGGCAGCTGAACACGCTCGGCTCGCTGATCCTGCCGCACCTCGCCTTCTCGCTGCCGTTCGCCATCTGGATGCTGCGCGGCTTCGTCAAGGCCGTCCCCGAAGCCCTGGAGGAGGCCGCCTACATCGACGGGGCGAGCCGCACCCGCTTCCTCTGGCAGATCCTCTTCCCGCTGGTCTTCCCGGGCCTCGTGGCGACCAGCGTCTTCTCCTTCATCACCACCTGGAACGACTTCCTGTTCGCGAAGTCGTTCATCATCAGCGACACCTCCCAGTCGACGCTGCCCATGGCGCTGCTGGTCTTCTTCAAACCGGACGAGAACGACTGGGGAGGGATCATGGCGGCCTCGACGGTGATGACCATCCCCGTACTGGTCTTCTTCGTACTCGTACAGCGACGCCTCGTCTCCGGACTGGGCGGAGCGGTAAAGGACTGA
- a CDS encoding beta-N-acetylhexosaminidase — protein sequence MTPEDSLSTGAVDTAALGLIPAPRTLRAAPSGQPYPLGHDTPLSAAPGTEGVARWLRTTLGAATGLSLAEGAGDRGILLALDGELAPEAYRLAVGIDAVRLTGGSAAGVFRGAQTLRQLLGPDAFRRAPLAASRPWEVPAVVVEDAPRFGWRGMMLDVSRHFLPKDDVLRYLDLLAAHKLNVFHFHLTDDQGWRIEIKRYPRLTEVGSWRSRTKYGHRASELWDETPYGGFYTQDDIREIVAYAAERHIRVVPEIDIPGHSQAAISAYPELGNTDVVDTTALTVWDTWGVNPNVLAPTDDTLRFFEGVLEEVLELFPPETSPFVHMGGDECPKDQWKESPLAQARIAELGVKDEDGLQSWFIRHFDAWLTERGRRLIGWDEILEGGLAEGAAVSSWRGYGGGIAAAEAGHDVVMCPEQQVYLDHRQDGGPDEPMPIGYVRSLEDVYRFEPVPPGLSEEAARHILGTQANVWTEVMQNRARVDYQVFPRLAAFAEVAWSALPAPADRDFAAFDARMTVHYARLDALGVDYRPPAGPYPRQQRPGILGFPREGAPPVV from the coding sequence ATGACACCCGAGGACTCCCTCTCCACGGGCGCCGTGGACACCGCGGCTCTCGGCCTGATCCCGGCCCCGCGCACCCTGAGGGCGGCCCCCTCCGGGCAGCCGTACCCGCTGGGCCACGACACCCCGCTGAGCGCCGCCCCGGGCACGGAGGGCGTCGCCCGCTGGCTGCGCACCACGCTCGGCGCGGCCACCGGACTGTCGCTGGCCGAGGGCGCCGGCGACCGCGGCATCCTGCTCGCCCTCGACGGGGAACTGGCCCCCGAGGCCTACCGCCTCGCCGTCGGAATCGATGCCGTACGCCTCACGGGCGGCAGCGCCGCAGGCGTCTTCCGGGGTGCGCAGACCCTCCGTCAACTCCTCGGCCCGGACGCCTTCCGGCGCGCGCCCCTCGCCGCGAGCCGCCCCTGGGAGGTCCCGGCGGTCGTCGTCGAGGACGCACCCCGCTTCGGCTGGCGCGGCATGATGCTCGACGTCTCCCGGCACTTCCTGCCCAAGGACGACGTCCTGCGCTACCTGGACCTCCTGGCCGCCCACAAGCTGAACGTCTTCCACTTCCACCTCACCGACGACCAGGGCTGGCGCATCGAGATCAAGCGCTACCCGCGGCTGACCGAGGTCGGCTCCTGGCGCTCGCGCACCAAATACGGCCACCGGGCCTCCGAGCTGTGGGACGAGACCCCCTACGGCGGCTTCTACACCCAGGACGACATCCGCGAGATCGTCGCCTACGCCGCAGAACGGCACATCCGGGTCGTCCCCGAGATCGACATCCCGGGCCACTCGCAGGCGGCCATCAGCGCCTACCCCGAGCTGGGCAACACCGACGTCGTCGACACCACCGCCCTGACCGTCTGGGACACCTGGGGCGTCAACCCGAACGTACTCGCCCCCACCGACGACACCCTGCGCTTCTTCGAGGGCGTCCTGGAGGAGGTGCTCGAACTCTTCCCGCCCGAGACCTCCCCCTTCGTCCACATGGGCGGCGACGAGTGCCCCAAGGACCAGTGGAAGGAGTCCCCGCTCGCCCAGGCCCGGATCGCCGAACTCGGCGTGAAGGACGAGGACGGACTCCAGTCCTGGTTCATCCGGCACTTCGACGCCTGGCTCACCGAGCGGGGGCGCCGCCTCATCGGCTGGGACGAGATCCTCGAAGGAGGCCTCGCCGAAGGGGCCGCGGTCTCCTCCTGGCGAGGCTACGGCGGCGGCATCGCGGCCGCCGAGGCCGGGCACGACGTCGTCATGTGCCCCGAGCAGCAGGTGTACCTGGACCACCGTCAGGACGGCGGCCCCGACGAGCCGATGCCCATCGGGTACGTCCGCAGCCTGGAGGACGTCTACCGCTTCGAGCCCGTCCCGCCGGGCCTGAGCGAGGAGGCGGCCCGTCACATCCTGGGCACCCAGGCCAACGTCTGGACCGAGGTCATGCAGAACCGGGCCCGCGTCGACTACCAGGTCTTCCCGCGCCTCGCCGCCTTCGCCGAGGTCGCCTGGTCCGCCCTGCCCGCCCCGGCCGACCGGGACTTCGCCGCGTTCGACGCCCGCATGACGGTCCATTACGCCCGGCTCGACGCCCTCGGCGTGGACTACCGCCCGCCGGCCGGCCCGTACCCCCGGCAGCAGCGCCCCGGCATCCTCGGCTTCCCGCGCGAGGGAGCGCCGCCCGTGGTGTGA
- a CDS encoding FAD binding domain-containing protein: MTTHAPQTMQSVTLPASLDEAVAALGAMPAAVPVAGGTDLMAAVNKGLLRPSGLVGLGRISELRGWHYQDGHALLGAGLTHARMGRPDFAALIPALAASARAAGPPQIRNAGTLGGNIVTSAPTGDALPVLAALEAELVIAGPGGARREIPVSHLLAGRELLEPAELIGFVRVPLLHAPQVFLKATGRTGPGRATASVAIVLDPARRGVRCAVGAIAPMPLRPLEAERWIASLIDWDGERGLAPDALAAFGEYVAAACIPDHAPPADGTEAPPLSPAVLHLRRTVAALARRALGRALS, translated from the coding sequence TTGACCACGCACGCACCGCAGACGATGCAGTCGGTGACGCTGCCGGCCTCGTTGGACGAGGCCGTGGCGGCACTCGGCGCCATGCCCGCGGCCGTTCCGGTCGCGGGGGGCACGGACCTGATGGCGGCCGTCAACAAGGGGCTCCTGCGCCCCTCGGGGCTCGTCGGCCTCGGCCGGATCAGCGAGCTGCGCGGCTGGCACTACCAGGACGGCCACGCGCTGCTGGGCGCCGGCCTCACCCACGCCCGCATGGGGCGGCCCGACTTCGCCGCCCTGATCCCCGCCCTCGCCGCCTCCGCCCGCGCCGCGGGACCGCCGCAGATCCGCAACGCCGGCACGCTCGGCGGCAACATCGTCACCTCCGCGCCCACCGGCGACGCCCTGCCGGTGCTGGCCGCGCTGGAGGCCGAGCTGGTCATCGCGGGCCCCGGCGGAGCCCGCCGCGAGATTCCCGTCTCCCATCTGCTGGCCGGCCGTGAACTGCTGGAGCCCGCGGAGCTGATCGGCTTCGTCCGCGTACCGCTGCTGCACGCCCCGCAGGTGTTCCTGAAGGCCACCGGCCGCACCGGCCCGGGCCGCGCCACCGCCTCGGTCGCCATCGTCCTGGACCCGGCCCGCCGGGGCGTGCGCTGCGCGGTCGGCGCCATCGCCCCGATGCCGCTGCGCCCGCTGGAGGCGGAGCGCTGGATCGCCTCGCTGATCGACTGGGACGGCGAGCGGGGCCTGGCCCCGGACGCGCTGGCCGCCTTCGGCGAGTACGTCGCCGCGGCCTGCATCCCCGACCACGCACCACCGGCCGACGGAACAGAGGCCCCGCCGCTGTCCCCGGCCGTACTGCACCTGCGGCGCACCGTCGCCGCGCTCGCCCGACGCGCGCTGGGGAGGGCACTGTCGTGA